In Alphaproteobacteria bacterium, one DNA window encodes the following:
- a CDS encoding GNAT family N-acetyltransferase, with translation MPVAVDKRDWGRRPVLRRKPAGVPAEPREATPIQVRDVVTADLPAIIELDRRLTGVAKRDYWQEGIAPQQDRFFLVAQAGGGAFAGFSIGEIRAWEFGSPPAGWIFAIQVDPALRQAGIGTALFDGLCARFRASGIDRVRTMVDRRDHLILSFFRAQGLTAGPSLELEMELPP, from the coding sequence ATGCCGGTGGCTGTGGATAAGCGCGATTGGGGCCGTCGGCCGGTGCTGCGGCGCAAGCCGGCCGGCGTGCCGGCAGAGCCGCGCGAAGCCACGCCGATCCAAGTCCGCGACGTCGTCACCGCCGACCTGCCGGCGATCATCGAGCTCGACCGCCGGCTGACCGGCGTCGCCAAGCGGGACTACTGGCAGGAGGGCATCGCCCCCCAGCAGGACCGCTTCTTCCTGGTGGCGCAGGCCGGCGGCGGCGCCTTCGCCGGCTTCTCCATCGGCGAGATCCGCGCCTGGGAGTTCGGCTCGCCGCCGGCCGGCTGGATCTTCGCCATCCAGGTCGATCCCGCGCTGCGCCAGGCCGGCATCGGCACGGCGCTGTTCGACGGGCTGTGCGCACGCTTCCGCGCCTCGGGCATCGATCGCGTGCGCACCATGGTCGATCGCCGCGATCATCTGATCCTGTCCTTCTTCCGCGCCCAGGGGCTGACCGCCGGCCCGTCGCTGGAGCTGGAGATGGAGCTGCCGCCGTGA
- the boxC gene encoding 2,3-epoxybenzoyl-CoA dihydrolase — MEPAAEPFVDFRTAPDRYRHWKLKLDGDVAILAMDIAEEATLKPGYRLKLNSYDLGVDIELADAVQRLRFEHPEIGAVVITSAKDRVFCSGANINMLGVSSHDHKVNFCKFTNETRNGIEDASTFSGQTYLCSVNGTAAGGGYELALACESIILADDGSSAVSLPELPLLAVLPGTGGLTRLVDKRKVRRDHADFFCTVSEGMRGRRAVEWRLVDEIVPRSKLDEATMARARAIAAKSDRPKGARGIALTPLARSIEGDRIAYTHLTVEIDRDQRAAHFHIKGPEAAPPKDVAGIEAQGATFWPLAFARDLDDAILNLRLNEGEIGTWVFHSGGDPDLVAAYDGLLLANQSHWLAREITLFLKRTLKRVDVSSRSLIALIEQGSCFAGSLLELVLAADRSYMLIGKLEGSNLPEATVRLSGLNFGKLPMGNGLSRLQSRFLAEPGRVEALQAELGRPLDAEAAESLGLVTFTPDDIDWEDEVRLAIEERAAFSPDGLTGMEANLRFAGPETMETKIFARLTAWQNWIFQRPNAVGADGALKLYGSGRKPVYDRRRV; from the coding sequence ATGGAGCCGGCCGCCGAGCCCTTCGTCGACTTTCGCACCGCGCCGGATCGCTACCGGCACTGGAAGCTCAAGCTCGACGGCGACGTGGCGATCCTCGCCATGGACATCGCCGAGGAGGCGACGCTCAAGCCGGGCTACCGGCTGAAGCTGAACTCCTATGACCTGGGCGTCGACATCGAGCTGGCCGACGCCGTGCAGCGCCTGCGCTTCGAACATCCCGAGATCGGCGCGGTGGTGATCACCTCGGCCAAGGACCGCGTGTTCTGCTCGGGCGCCAACATCAACATGCTCGGCGTCTCGAGCCACGATCACAAGGTGAACTTCTGCAAGTTCACCAACGAGACGCGCAACGGCATCGAGGACGCCTCGACCTTCTCCGGCCAGACCTATCTCTGCTCGGTCAACGGCACGGCCGCCGGCGGCGGCTACGAGCTGGCGCTGGCCTGCGAGAGCATCATCCTCGCCGACGACGGCAGCTCGGCCGTGTCGCTGCCCGAGCTGCCGCTGCTCGCCGTGCTGCCCGGTACCGGCGGGCTCACCCGCCTGGTCGACAAGCGCAAGGTGCGTCGCGACCACGCCGATTTCTTTTGCACGGTGAGCGAGGGCATGCGCGGCAGGCGCGCCGTCGAGTGGCGGCTGGTCGACGAGATCGTGCCGCGCTCGAAGCTCGACGAGGCGACCATGGCGCGCGCCCGCGCCATCGCCGCGAAGTCCGACCGGCCCAAGGGCGCCAGGGGCATCGCGCTGACGCCGCTGGCGCGCAGCATCGAGGGCGATCGCATCGCCTACACGCATCTCACCGTCGAGATCGACCGCGACCAGCGCGCGGCGCACTTCCACATCAAGGGGCCCGAGGCCGCGCCACCGAAGGACGTCGCCGGCATCGAGGCGCAGGGCGCCACGTTCTGGCCGCTCGCCTTCGCACGCGACCTCGACGACGCGATCCTCAATCTGCGTCTCAACGAGGGCGAGATCGGCACCTGGGTGTTCCACAGCGGCGGCGATCCTGATCTGGTCGCCGCCTACGATGGTCTGCTGCTCGCCAACCAGTCGCACTGGCTGGCGCGCGAGATCACGCTCTTCCTCAAGCGCACGCTCAAGCGCGTCGATGTCTCCTCGCGCAGCCTGATCGCGCTCATCGAGCAGGGCTCGTGCTTCGCCGGCTCGCTGCTGGAGCTCGTGCTCGCCGCCGACCGTTCCTACATGCTGATCGGCAAGCTCGAGGGCAGCAACCTGCCGGAAGCCACGGTGCGACTGAGCGGCCTGAACTTCGGCAAGCTGCCGATGGGCAACGGGCTGAGCCGCCTGCAGAGCCGCTTCCTCGCCGAGCCCGGGCGCGTCGAGGCGCTGCAGGCCGAGCTCGGCAGGCCGCTCGACGCCGAGGCCGCGGAGTCGCTCGGGCTGGTGACCTTCACGCCCGACGACATCGACTGGGAGGACGAGGTGCGGCTGGCGATCGAGGAGCGCGCCGCCTTCTCGCCCGACGGGCTCACCGGCATGGAGGCCAATCTGCGCTTCGCCGGGCCGGAGACCATGGAGACCAAGATCTTCGCCCGCCTGACGGCGTGGCAGAACTGGATCTTCCAGCGCCCCAACGCCGTCGGTGCCGACGGCGCGCTCAAGCTCTACGGGTCGGGCCGCAAGCCGGTCTACGACCGCCGCCGCGTCTAG
- the boxB gene encoding benzoyl-CoA 2,3-epoxidase subunit BoxB: MSIDYSERIPNNVELSSDRRLQRALEAWQPNYLQWWRDMGPDGSLDYEVYLRTAISTDANGWAHFGHVRMPEYRWGIFLAEREADRRIAFGDEKGKPAWQEVPGEHRATLRRLIVTQGDTEPASVEQQRLLGRTAPSLYDLRNLFQVNVEEGRHLWAMVYLLHAYFGRDGREEAEEMLQRHSGDPDKPRILGAFNEKTPDWLSFFMFTYFTDRDGKYQLASLAESGFDPLARSCRFMLTEEAHHMFVGETGVGRIIQRTCEVMKERRADDVRALGCIDLPTMQKYLNFHFSVSLDLFGQEASTNAANYYTAGLKGRYLETRIDDDHLLAGAQYGILGLDGGAVVERPVPALSALNERLRQDYIDDCTKGVLRWNKIIERAGIDFEMTLPHRGFNRRIGGFAGARVSPDGKVIDEATWKANESKWLPSDEDRAYVTSLMGPAVTEPGKFANWIAPPARGINNQPADFEYVRFN; the protein is encoded by the coding sequence ATGTCCATCGACTACAGCGAACGCATCCCCAACAACGTCGAGCTGTCGAGCGACCGCCGCCTGCAGCGCGCGCTCGAGGCCTGGCAGCCGAACTACCTGCAATGGTGGCGCGACATGGGGCCGGACGGGTCGCTCGACTACGAGGTCTACCTGCGCACCGCGATCTCGACCGACGCCAATGGCTGGGCGCATTTCGGCCACGTGAGGATGCCGGAGTATCGCTGGGGCATCTTCCTCGCCGAGCGCGAGGCCGACCGGCGCATCGCCTTCGGCGACGAGAAGGGCAAGCCGGCCTGGCAGGAAGTGCCCGGCGAGCATCGCGCCACCTTGCGCCGCCTGATCGTCACCCAGGGCGACACCGAGCCGGCCTCGGTCGAGCAGCAGCGCCTGCTCGGCAGGACCGCGCCCTCGCTCTACGATCTGCGCAACCTGTTCCAGGTCAATGTCGAGGAAGGCCGTCACCTCTGGGCGATGGTCTACCTGCTGCACGCCTATTTCGGCCGCGACGGCCGCGAGGAGGCCGAGGAGATGCTGCAGCGCCACTCCGGCGATCCCGACAAGCCGCGCATCCTGGGCGCCTTCAACGAGAAGACGCCGGACTGGCTCAGCTTCTTCATGTTCACCTACTTCACAGACAGAGACGGCAAGTACCAGCTCGCCTCGCTCGCCGAGTCGGGCTTCGATCCGCTGGCGCGCTCCTGCCGCTTCATGCTGACCGAGGAAGCGCACCACATGTTCGTCGGCGAGACCGGCGTCGGCCGCATCATCCAGCGCACCTGCGAGGTGATGAAGGAGCGCAGGGCCGACGACGTGCGCGCGCTGGGCTGCATCGACCTGCCGACGATGCAGAAGTACCTCAACTTCCACTTCTCGGTGTCGCTCGACCTGTTCGGCCAGGAAGCCTCGACCAATGCCGCCAACTACTACACGGCCGGGCTGAAGGGCCGCTATCTCGAGACGCGCATCGACGACGACCACCTTCTCGCCGGCGCGCAGTACGGCATCCTCGGCCTCGACGGCGGCGCCGTGGTCGAGCGTCCGGTGCCGGCGCTCAGCGCGCTCAACGAGCGCCTGCGCCAGGACTACATCGACGACTGCACCAAGGGCGTGTTGCGCTGGAACAAGATCATCGAGCGCGCCGGCATCGATTTCGAGATGACGCTGCCGCATCGCGGCTTCAACCGCCGCATCGGCGGCTTCGCCGGCGCGCGCGTCTCGCCCGACGGCAAGGTGATCGACGAGGCGACGTGGAAGGCCAACGAAAGCAAGTGGCTGCCCAGCGACGAGGATCGCGCCTACGTCACCTCGCTGATGGGCCCGGCCGTCACCGAGCCCGGCAAGTTCGCCAACTGGATCGCCCCGCCGGCCCGTGGCATCAACAACCAGCCGGCCGATTTCGAGTACGTGCGGTTCAACTGA
- a CDS encoding addiction module protein, with product MDIRSLDISQLTRQEQLDLIERLWEAIDAAGGVPPPSGNWPQEPEAFLDALEREVEEHERDPDSSLPWEEVREELRSKRRT from the coding sequence ATGGACATCCGATCGCTCGATATCTCGCAGCTCACCCGCCAGGAGCAGCTCGACCTGATCGAGCGCCTGTGGGAGGCCATCGACGCCGCGGGAGGCGTGCCACCGCCGTCCGGGAACTGGCCGCAGGAGCCGGAGGCATTCCTTGACGCTCTGGAGCGCGAAGTCGAGGAGCACGAACGCGATCCCGACTCGTCATTGCCGTGGGAGGAAGTCCGCGAAGAACTTCGCTCGAAACGCCGCACCTGA
- a CDS encoding type II toxin-antitoxin system RelE/ParE family toxin — protein MTYRLVIRRAARANVVGARTWYGQASDSVRERFLDSLDRAFEAVLAAPERWPIARGHIRRISLGGFPYTIYYAIRRNDIVVVAVMHHRRDPLVWRRRVGLNEAAARYAETGAA, from the coding sequence ATGACCTATCGCCTTGTCATTCGAAGGGCCGCCCGTGCCAACGTCGTGGGTGCGCGAACTTGGTACGGCCAAGCCTCAGATAGCGTTCGCGAGCGGTTTCTGGACAGTCTCGACCGCGCATTCGAGGCCGTGCTTGCAGCGCCTGAGCGTTGGCCGATTGCTCGCGGTCACATCCGACGCATCTCGCTTGGAGGTTTTCCCTACACGATTTACTACGCGATCCGTCGAAACGATATCGTCGTCGTCGCCGTCATGCATCACCGACGCGATCCGCTCGTCTGGCGTCGGCGTGTCGGCTTGAACGAAGCGGCTGCCCGGTATGCCGAAACGGGAGCGGCCTAG
- a CDS encoding hydroxyisourate hydrolase, producing the protein MAAGGISIHVFDVSRGVAASGLRVELRGPDGGLLADGAVGASGALDHPTVRGEGLTATGAYEALFHVGDWYRAQGIALPRPAFLEIVPYRFGVADLTQHYHLPLKMTPWGFSLFRGGA; encoded by the coding sequence GTGGCTGCCGGCGGCATCTCGATCCATGTCTTCGACGTCTCGCGCGGCGTGGCCGCTTCGGGGCTGCGGGTCGAGTTGCGCGGGCCCGATGGCGGGTTGCTGGCCGATGGCGCGGTTGGCGCCAGCGGCGCGCTCGATCATCCCACCGTGCGTGGTGAAGGACTCACCGCAACTGGCGCCTACGAGGCGCTGTTCCATGTCGGCGACTGGTACCGCGCGCAAGGCATCGCCCTGCCCCGCCCGGCCTTCCTCGAGATCGTGCCCTATCGCTTTGGCGTCGCCGACCTGACGCAGCATTATCATCTGCCGCTGAAGATGACGCCCTGGGGCTTCTCCCTTTTCCGGGGTGGTGCGTGA
- a CDS encoding tripartite tricarboxylate transporter substrate binding protein has product MIARRHFVGMAAGLALAGPAAAQAPWPSRPVKLIVTFPPGGASDAAARVIAGPLSEKLGQTVIVDNKPGGGTTIGANVVLQAKDEFHTLMLSNSAPISIAPYLFDKPPYDPIKDFAHVVYIGSVANAFVVRPAVPAKTMPELIAWIKGQGKAVPFGSGGQGSIGHIIGEMFKGELGLNMEHIGYRGAAPMFQDMMAGQLDFAVVTLTEVLPLAKDGKLRMIALTSTQKAPSAPDVPLVTDLGYPKLVAENFVGISAPAGFAAAAQDKLHKAMSAVLGDAKLVERLSDLGFVTKPMSPAEFTAFVANQVKTFQAPVKASGAKL; this is encoded by the coding sequence ATGATCGCACGCAGGCATTTCGTGGGCATGGCCGCCGGCCTGGCGCTGGCCGGCCCGGCAGCGGCGCAGGCTCCGTGGCCCAGCCGTCCGGTAAAGCTCATCGTCACCTTTCCGCCCGGCGGCGCGTCGGACGCCGCGGCGCGCGTCATCGCCGGCCCGCTGTCGGAGAAGCTCGGCCAGACGGTGATCGTCGACAACAAGCCTGGCGGCGGCACGACCATCGGCGCCAACGTCGTGCTGCAGGCCAAGGACGAGTTCCACACGCTGATGCTCAGCAACAGCGCGCCGATCTCGATCGCGCCCTACCTGTTCGACAAGCCGCCCTACGACCCGATCAAGGATTTCGCGCATGTCGTCTATATCGGCTCGGTGGCCAACGCCTTCGTCGTGCGCCCCGCGGTGCCGGCCAAGACCATGCCGGAGCTGATCGCCTGGATCAAAGGCCAGGGCAAGGCGGTGCCCTTCGGCTCGGGCGGCCAGGGCTCGATCGGCCATATCATCGGCGAGATGTTCAAGGGCGAGCTCGGGCTCAACATGGAGCATATCGGCTATCGCGGCGCCGCGCCGATGTTCCAGGACATGATGGCCGGCCAGCTCGACTTCGCCGTGGTGACGCTCACCGAAGTGCTGCCGCTGGCCAAGGACGGCAAATTGCGCATGATCGCGCTGACCTCGACGCAGAAGGCGCCCAGCGCCCCGGATGTGCCGCTGGTCACCGATCTCGGCTACCCCAAGCTGGTGGCCGAGAACTTCGTCGGCATCTCCGCGCCGGCGGGCTTCGCCGCGGCGGCGCAGGACAAGCTCCACAAGGCGATGAGCGCGGTGCTGGGCGACGCCAAGCTGGTCGAACGCCTGAGCGATCTCGGCTTCGTCACCAAGCCGATGAGCCCGGCCGAGTTCACGGCGTTCGTCGCCAACCAGGTGAAAACTTTCCAGGCCCCGGTGAAGGCCTCGGGCGCTAAGCTGTAG
- a CDS encoding addiction module protein — translation MDIRTIDTSRLTVAERLDLTDRLWASIEDERAPAANGQEPPELIAELRRRLAAHERDPSSAIPLEEAFRRLRRRRA, via the coding sequence ATGGACATCCGCACCATCGATACTTCCCGTCTGACGGTGGCGGAAAGGCTCGATTTGACCGATCGGCTTTGGGCAAGCATCGAGGACGAGCGGGCTCCCGCGGCCAATGGCCAGGAACCACCCGAGCTCATCGCCGAGTTGCGTCGTCGGCTGGCGGCGCACGAGCGCGATCCATCGTCGGCGATCCCCTTGGAGGAGGCCTTCAGGCGTCTCCGTCGTCGACGAGCCTGA
- a CDS encoding benzoate-CoA ligase family protein: protein MTSSASSISIDVSGDKPRLAFPAAFNVAVPFIDRHIGEGRGEKLAIRTLGEDVTYAQLAERVNRAGNALLALGLKPGDRLMMVVKDCPAFFYLFWGAIKAGIVPVPPNTLLRAADYAYLFEDSGCGLVVYSQEFAGEIEPALKQVPVKALTVDAFLQKLASASPQLDARPAAATDDCFWLYSSGSTGRPKGAVHLQRDMVVTSELYGVRVLGVRESDVSFSAAKLFFAYGLGNGMTFPLWTGGTAILDDRRPTPDTTFEIIERFKPTLYYGVPALYAAQLVALDKAKRDFSSVRACVSAGEALPAEIFRRWQEKTGTVILDGIGSTEALHIFIANSLADHRPGTSGRPVPGYEARILDEHRKPVPQGESGRLWIRADSAAKYYWNKPEKTAETMVEGWLNTGDTYRQDADGYYIYDGRSDDMLKVGGIWCSPVEIENCLIGHAAVLEAAIVGHADENQLVKPKAFVVLKPGQSAGTVLTDELMSLCRSTLAPYKYPRWVEYVPELPKTATGKIQRFKLRA, encoded by the coding sequence ATGACCTCATCAGCATCCAGCATCTCCATTGACGTGAGCGGCGACAAGCCGCGGCTCGCTTTCCCTGCCGCGTTCAACGTCGCCGTTCCCTTCATCGACCGCCACATCGGCGAAGGCCGTGGCGAGAAGCTGGCGATCCGCACCCTGGGCGAGGACGTCACCTACGCCCAGCTCGCCGAACGCGTGAACCGCGCCGGCAACGCGCTGCTGGCGCTCGGGCTGAAGCCGGGCGACCGCCTGATGATGGTGGTCAAGGACTGCCCGGCGTTCTTCTACCTGTTCTGGGGGGCGATCAAGGCGGGCATCGTGCCGGTGCCGCCCAACACGCTGCTGCGCGCCGCCGACTACGCCTATCTGTTCGAGGATTCGGGCTGCGGCCTGGTCGTCTATTCGCAGGAGTTCGCTGGCGAGATCGAGCCGGCGCTGAAGCAGGTGCCGGTCAAGGCGCTGACCGTCGATGCGTTCCTCCAGAAGCTGGCGTCGGCCTCGCCGCAGCTCGACGCACGGCCGGCGGCGGCGACCGACGACTGCTTCTGGCTCTACTCCTCCGGCTCGACCGGGCGGCCCAAGGGTGCCGTCCACCTGCAGCGCGACATGGTCGTCACCAGCGAGCTCTACGGCGTGCGCGTGCTCGGCGTTCGCGAAAGCGACGTGTCGTTTTCCGCCGCCAAGCTGTTCTTCGCCTACGGCCTGGGCAACGGCATGACCTTCCCGTTGTGGACCGGCGGCACGGCGATCCTCGACGACCGCCGCCCGACGCCCGACACGACCTTCGAGATCATCGAGCGCTTCAAGCCGACGCTGTACTACGGCGTGCCCGCGCTCTATGCCGCGCAGCTGGTGGCACTCGACAAGGCCAAGCGCGATTTCTCCAGCGTGCGCGCCTGCGTCTCGGCCGGCGAGGCGCTGCCGGCGGAGATCTTCCGGCGCTGGCAGGAGAAGACCGGCACGGTGATCCTCGACGGCATCGGCTCGACCGAGGCGCTGCACATCTTCATCGCCAACAGCCTCGCCGATCACCGCCCCGGCACCTCGGGCAGGCCGGTGCCCGGCTACGAGGCGCGCATCCTCGACGAGCACCGCAAGCCGGTGCCGCAGGGCGAGAGCGGCCGGCTGTGGATCCGCGCCGATTCGGCGGCGAAGTACTACTGGAACAAGCCGGAGAAGACCGCCGAGACCATGGTCGAGGGATGGCTCAACACCGGCGACACCTATCGGCAGGACGCCGACGGCTACTACATCTACGACGGCCGCAGCGACGACATGCTGAAGGTCGGCGGCATCTGGTGCTCGCCGGTCGAGATCGAGAACTGCCTGATCGGCCACGCCGCGGTGCTCGAGGCGGCCATCGTCGGCCACGCCGACGAGAACCAGCTGGTGAAGCCCAAGGCCTTCGTCGTGCTCAAGCCCGGCCAGAGCGCGGGCACGGTGTTGACTGATGAGTTGATGAGCCTCTGCCGCTCGACACTCGCGCCCTACAAGTATCCGCGCTGGGTCGAGTACGTGCCCGAGCTGCCCAAGACCGCGACCGGCAAGATCCAGCGCTTCAAGTTGCGCGCCTGA
- a CDS encoding cupin domain-containing protein, producing MRAGDRKTSKAEAANFVGSVMSDPVWAPEGPSKLRASRVTFMPGGRTNWHQHAVGQVLYVLSGIGRYQLEGQPVQEIRPGDTVVIPPNARHWHGSAPDTMMCHLAMSETDEKGQATTWHEPVSDADYGKAPATG from the coding sequence ATGCGCGCCGGAGACCGCAAGACGTCCAAGGCGGAGGCGGCGAACTTCGTGGGATCGGTGATGTCCGATCCGGTGTGGGCGCCCGAAGGCCCGTCGAAGCTGCGCGCCTCGCGCGTCACCTTCATGCCCGGCGGCCGCACCAACTGGCATCAGCACGCCGTCGGCCAGGTGCTCTACGTGCTGTCCGGCATCGGGCGCTACCAGCTGGAGGGCCAGCCCGTGCAGGAGATCCGGCCCGGCGACACCGTGGTGATCCCGCCCAACGCGCGGCACTGGCACGGCTCGGCGCCCGACACCATGATGTGCCATCTCGCCATGTCGGAGACCGACGAGAAAGGCCAGGCCACGACGTGGCACGAGCCGGTGAGCGACGCCGACTACGGCAAGGCGCCGGCAACGGGGTGA
- a CDS encoding adenylate/guanylate cyclase domain-containing protein: MTEDTPPPSGWPIARLLPALLLSLIFVAMAPVIGIAWYAADSNQADAARDRRQLMLDLIARRLQTHLEPVRAQLAYLSQAIEGGEIDFDNPDQWRSFALGALAAAPQAVGYLVFPVEGQPTLFTRADRSVRPEPRENVPQAADVMARARGMSGPGWVEPVWSDVVGEPILPIVVPIRVRGEFRGFIAAAIGTSDLSRFLKELDISGERKPFILVGRESVLAHPHLGEQAGSAEQHDRRRLSTLGEVNDPVLASIWAPDANPLPGFVGARSVAGHWNWVGDRSFAWHYRPIDDYAPARLIIGYHEAGRESARARWIVRGILIAGGLLMVLTGAAAILLGRRLANPILALADAARSVERLELDRVPALANSRVREVNLANRAFERMARGLRLSATYLPRALVARLTARQGGLPASEDRSLTVMFCDLEGYTSYSRGRPAAEAAAYLNDLLARVGPAIEACGGTIDKYMGDGLMAFWGAPEPTTDHARAACLGALAVAAEVDAFNRERRARGGVACRMRIGLHTGTVMVGNVGFAGRIDYTAVGEAVNVAARLEQFGKVAPRSADVTIVVSAACSAASGDEFRRAPLDGKPADIPSEGVMPLTLLLGRLM, translated from the coding sequence ATGACCGAGGATACCCCGCCACCTTCGGGCTGGCCGATCGCGCGGCTGCTGCCTGCCCTCCTCCTCAGCCTGATCTTCGTGGCGATGGCCCCGGTGATCGGCATCGCCTGGTACGCCGCCGACAGCAACCAGGCCGACGCGGCGCGCGATCGCCGTCAGCTCATGCTCGATCTGATCGCGCGACGTCTGCAGACCCACCTGGAGCCCGTGCGAGCCCAGCTCGCCTACCTCAGCCAGGCCATCGAAGGCGGCGAGATCGATTTCGACAATCCCGATCAGTGGCGCAGCTTCGCCCTGGGGGCGCTTGCCGCCGCACCGCAGGCGGTCGGCTACCTGGTCTTTCCGGTGGAGGGGCAGCCGACGCTCTTCACGCGGGCCGACCGCAGCGTGCGCCCGGAGCCGCGCGAGAACGTTCCTCAGGCGGCCGATGTCATGGCGCGTGCGCGCGGCATGTCGGGACCGGGCTGGGTCGAGCCGGTCTGGTCAGACGTCGTGGGCGAGCCCATCCTTCCCATCGTCGTGCCGATCCGGGTCCGTGGCGAGTTCAGAGGATTCATCGCCGCTGCGATCGGAACCTCGGACCTGTCGCGTTTCCTCAAGGAGCTCGATATCAGCGGCGAGCGCAAGCCGTTCATCCTGGTGGGCCGCGAAAGCGTACTGGCGCATCCTCATCTCGGCGAGCAAGCGGGCAGCGCCGAGCAGCACGACCGCCGCCGGCTCTCGACTCTCGGCGAGGTGAACGATCCGGTCCTGGCCTCGATCTGGGCGCCCGACGCCAATCCGCTGCCCGGCTTCGTCGGCGCCCGGTCGGTGGCCGGGCACTGGAACTGGGTCGGCGACCGCAGCTTCGCCTGGCACTATCGCCCGATCGACGACTACGCTCCGGCCCGGCTGATCATCGGCTACCACGAAGCCGGCCGCGAAAGCGCCCGTGCCCGCTGGATCGTGCGCGGCATCCTGATCGCCGGTGGCCTGCTGATGGTGCTGACGGGCGCCGCGGCGATCCTACTCGGCAGGCGACTTGCCAACCCGATCCTGGCACTGGCCGACGCCGCGCGATCGGTCGAGCGGCTGGAACTCGACCGCGTCCCGGCACTCGCGAACAGCCGGGTGCGCGAGGTCAACCTGGCGAATCGCGCCTTCGAGCGCATGGCACGCGGCCTGCGCCTGTCCGCCACCTATCTGCCGCGCGCGCTCGTCGCGCGGCTGACCGCACGGCAGGGCGGGTTGCCGGCCAGCGAGGACCGCAGCCTCACCGTGATGTTCTGCGACCTCGAAGGCTATACGAGCTATTCGCGGGGCCGTCCCGCGGCGGAAGCAGCCGCCTATCTCAACGACCTGCTGGCGAGAGTGGGGCCGGCCATCGAGGCGTGCGGCGGCACCATTGACAAGTACATGGGTGACGGGCTGATGGCGTTCTGGGGAGCACCCGAGCCCACGACCGACCACGCCCGCGCCGCGTGCCTCGGCGCACTTGCGGTGGCGGCGGAAGTCGACGCGTTCAACCGCGAACGCCGTGCGCGCGGAGGTGTCGCCTGCCGCATGCGGATCGGCCTGCACACCGGAACGGTCATGGTGGGCAATGTCGGTTTCGCGGGCCGCATCGACTACACCGCGGTCGGCGAGGCGGTGAACGTCGCCGCCCGACTGGAGCAGTTCGGCAAGGTCGCGCCGCGATCGGCGGATGTCACCATCGTCGTCAGCGCCGCGTGCTCCGCAGCCAGCGGCGACGAGTTCCGGCGCGCGCCGCTGGACGGCAAGCCGGCCGACATCCCATCCGAGGGCGTGATGCCCCTTACTCTCCTGCTCGGTCGCTTGATGTAG